Proteins encoded within one genomic window of Lemur catta isolate mLemCat1 chromosome 23, mLemCat1.pri, whole genome shotgun sequence:
- the GOLT1A gene encoding vesicle transport protein GOT1A, with product MISITEWQKIGVGITGFGIFFILFGILLYFDSVLLAFGNLLFLTGLSFVIGLQRTFTFFFQRHKLKGTSFFLGGVVIVLLRWPLLGMCLETYGFFSLFKGFFPVVFGFLGNAANIPLLSVLFRRLQGTSSVV from the exons ATGATCTCCATCACCGAGTGGCAGA AGATTGGCGTGGGCATCACCGGTTTCGGCATCTTCTTCATCCTCTTCGGGATACTCCTGTACTTTGACTCGGTGCTCCTGGCCTTCGGAAAC ctGCTGTTCCTGACGGGCCTGTCCTTCGTCATCGGCCTGCAGAGGACGTTCACATTCTTCTTCCAGCGGCACAAACTCAAGGGCACCAGTTTCTTCCTGGGGGGCGTGGTTATCGTGCTGCTGCGCTGGCCGCTCCTGGGCATGTGCCTGGAAACCTACGGATTCTTTAGCCTGTTCAA GGGCTTTTTCCCCGTCGTCTTTGGCTTCCTGGGCAACGCTGCCAACATCCCCCTCCTGAGTGTG CTGTTCCGCAGGCTTCAAGGCACCAGCTCAGTGGTCTGA